In Deltaproteobacteria bacterium, one genomic interval encodes:
- a CDS encoding zinc ribbon domain-containing protein, with product MPIYEYQCSHCGFSFEKLEATSASVLCECPECGKESKRTMSAPAAFLSGGSENRELSGNTCCGQASPCSNPKHC from the coding sequence ATGCCTATTTACGAATATCAATGTTCACACTGCGGATTCAGCTTTGAAAAGCTCGAAGCGACCAGCGCGTCGGTCTTGTGCGAATGCCCTGAATGCGGGAAGGAATCGAAACGCACCATGAGCGCCCCGGCGGCGTTTCTGTCCGGCGGCTCTGAGAACCGGGAGCTTTCGGGCAATACGTGTTGCGGTCAGGCGTCCCCTTGCTCGAATCCCAAACACTGCTGA
- a CDS encoding FAD-binding protein: MASKVVETDVVFVGGGSAGLCGAVRARELGLKAVVLEKLGSCGGDAMIAAGFWVGAETALQKEKGIQDSKGDLYRYFMDYSSYRCRPDLVRVLADRCASNIEWLAKQGVVQTKEIHTHGPTTVPRVHQNEGMGAQYVVKMKERAEALGVQILLKTGAKELIIEHGRVAGVRAETDDGQSVEVRAKGVVLTTGGFGKNKTLVEKYVNLQNHVMICAGWARGDGIRLAEQAGAAIGDLEVCIGYKAEMPNTAGLTMRSFYLILFSNYAVVNKAGVRFMDESIWNAYFAHALNNQPDGTGYVIIDETLRTGNPFTDLAKEVEAGRIKKADTFTDLARQIGLPVDSFVASMEKYNGYARAGRDDEFGKAAQLLAPLATPPFYAVEIVPMVLNTAGGAVIDAKARVLKPDGSPVPGLYAAGNNTAGFYDSYPSTGTGLQISSIFGQVAVETIKESL; encoded by the coding sequence ATGGCTTCAAAAGTAGTGGAAACGGACGTCGTATTTGTAGGAGGCGGTTCAGCCGGGCTTTGCGGTGCGGTACGCGCCCGGGAATTGGGCTTGAAAGCGGTGGTGTTGGAAAAGCTGGGTTCCTGCGGCGGCGACGCCATGATCGCGGCCGGTTTCTGGGTGGGCGCCGAGACAGCCCTGCAGAAAGAAAAAGGCATTCAGGATTCCAAAGGCGATCTGTATCGGTACTTTATGGACTATTCTTCTTACCGCTGCCGGCCGGACCTGGTCCGGGTGTTGGCGGACCGCTGCGCCTCCAACATCGAATGGTTGGCGAAACAGGGGGTCGTGCAGACCAAAGAGATTCACACCCACGGGCCCACAACCGTGCCCAGGGTGCACCAGAACGAAGGCATGGGCGCCCAGTACGTAGTCAAGATGAAAGAACGCGCCGAGGCCCTGGGGGTTCAAATCCTGCTCAAAACCGGAGCCAAGGAACTCATCATTGAACACGGAAGGGTCGCCGGGGTTCGGGCCGAAACGGACGACGGGCAATCCGTGGAAGTCCGCGCCAAGGGCGTGGTGCTCACCACGGGCGGATTCGGCAAGAACAAGACGCTGGTGGAGAAGTATGTGAATCTTCAAAACCACGTTATGATCTGCGCCGGATGGGCCCGAGGAGACGGTATTCGCCTGGCCGAGCAGGCTGGGGCCGCTATCGGGGACCTGGAAGTATGCATAGGCTACAAAGCGGAAATGCCGAACACGGCGGGGCTCACAATGCGGAGTTTCTACCTTATTCTGTTCAGCAACTACGCGGTGGTGAACAAGGCCGGTGTCCGATTCATGGACGAATCCATCTGGAACGCCTACTTCGCCCACGCTCTGAACAATCAACCGGACGGCACGGGATACGTGATTATCGATGAAACCCTGCGCACCGGCAATCCCTTTACCGATCTCGCAAAAGAGGTGGAAGCCGGCAGGATCAAGAAAGCCGACACGTTCACGGACCTTGCCCGTCAGATCGGATTACCGGTGGACTCGTTCGTGGCGAGCATGGAAAAGTACAACGGATACGCACGTGCGGGCAGGGACGATGAATTCGGAAAAGCGGCCCAACTCCTGGCCCCTCTCGCCACTCCTCCTTTCTACGCCGTCGAAATCGTTCCCATGGTCCTCAACACCGCGGGAGGCGCCGTCATCGACGCCAAAGCCCGCGTGCTCAAACCGGACGGAAGTCCCGTTCCCGGATTGTACGCAGCCGGCAACAACACGGCCGGTTTTTACGACAGCTATCCCTCTACCGGCACCGGTTTGCAGATATCCAGCATTTTCGGACAAGTAGCGGTGGAAACCATCAAGGAAAGCCTTTAA
- a CDS encoding acyl-CoA dehydrogenase family protein has protein sequence MSYDLTEEQQMLKDTVARMAKEQIAPGAEKRDEEGKFSWEMVELLRENALFGADFPEEYGGSQMGMLALCLAIEEIAKVCSSTAGLLLVHELGAMPIFLAGSKEQKEKYLPDLATGEKLIAFALTEPNAGSDVSGLKTKAVKDGDHYVLNGAKIFISHGDAADVLTVAAKTDTSVPGHKGISMFILEKGTPGFQIGKKENKLGLRSSSTVELIFEDVRIPAANLIGAEGVGFSILMKTLDFTRIPVAAQALGIAQGALDYSVQYTKERVQFGSPVFSNQGIQWMAADLATQIEAARQLTYKAASAYENLPKNLDKLPKQLVRYSAMAKLYAAETAMRVTTDAVQFLGGYGYIKEYPVERMMRDAKITQIYEGTSQIQKIVIAGTL, from the coding sequence ATGTCATACGACCTTACTGAAGAACAGCAGATGCTGAAAGACACCGTGGCGCGGATGGCAAAAGAACAGATCGCGCCCGGAGCGGAAAAGCGCGACGAGGAAGGCAAATTCTCATGGGAAATGGTGGAGCTGCTCCGGGAAAACGCTCTGTTCGGCGCCGATTTTCCAGAGGAGTACGGCGGTTCTCAGATGGGAATGCTGGCCCTTTGTCTGGCTATCGAGGAAATAGCCAAGGTGTGTTCCTCAACCGCCGGCCTGTTGCTGGTGCATGAATTGGGCGCCATGCCCATATTTCTGGCCGGCAGCAAAGAACAGAAGGAAAAATATCTGCCCGATCTGGCGACAGGAGAAAAGCTGATCGCCTTTGCTCTCACCGAACCCAACGCCGGATCGGACGTGTCCGGTCTCAAGACCAAGGCCGTCAAAGACGGGGATCACTATGTACTGAACGGCGCCAAGATCTTCATTTCCCATGGTGACGCGGCCGATGTGCTTACCGTGGCCGCCAAGACCGACACCTCGGTTCCGGGCCACAAAGGGATCAGCATGTTCATCCTGGAAAAAGGCACTCCGGGATTTCAGATTGGAAAGAAGGAAAACAAACTCGGACTTCGATCCTCTTCCACGGTGGAGCTTATATTCGAAGACGTCCGAATACCGGCGGCCAACCTGATCGGCGCCGAGGGTGTCGGTTTTTCCATCCTGATGAAGACGTTGGATTTCACCAGAATTCCGGTTGCCGCTCAGGCGCTGGGTATCGCACAGGGCGCTTTAGACTATTCCGTTCAGTATACGAAAGAACGGGTTCAGTTCGGCAGCCCGGTGTTCTCGAATCAGGGGATTCAATGGATGGCGGCCGATCTGGCGACCCAGATAGAAGCCGCGAGACAACTGACCTATAAGGCGGCGTCCGCGTATGAAAACCTTCCGAAGAATCTGGACAAACTCCCCAAGCAACTGGTGCGTTACTCGGCCATGGCGAAGCTGTATGCGGCTGAAACGGCTATGAGAGTTACCACGGACGCGGTCCAGTTTCTGGGCGGCTACGGATATATCAAGGAATACCCGGTAGAACGCATGATGCGTGACGCCAAGATTACCCAAATCTATGAGGGAACCAGTCAGATTCAGAAGATCGTCATCGCCGGTACCCTCTGA
- a CDS encoding acetyl-CoA acetyltransferase, translating into MGTGIRDKVAVIGMGCTRFGELWDTSEEDLIVDAFKEALADAGIEKKDIQAAWFGSAFPDVNAGSGAVPMARALKLQNIPVTRVENFCTTGTEAFRGACYAVASGACDIALALGAEKLKDTGYGGLPDFGTVMGTENLFYMPNLTAPGMFAMVATAYFEKYGLSPEQGKRILSRISYKSHKNGAMNPRAHLRKEVPIEAMLKAPVIAWPLGLFDCCGVSDGAAAAIVVRADMAKDFRPDPIYVKALQLSLTPATGILHQSWNGVHLESTRIAGIKAYEEAGITKPREEISLMEVHDCFSISELVTVESLQISPMGKGGEDFENGFYDLDGKIPCQSDGGLKCFGHPIGASGIRMLYEIYKQLQGKAEPEQRQLKGDPRIGLAHNHGGLAGSLVCSVAILGNS; encoded by the coding sequence ATGGGAACCGGAATTAGAGACAAAGTTGCAGTCATTGGCATGGGGTGCACCCGATTTGGAGAATTATGGGATACAAGCGAAGAAGACCTCATTGTCGACGCGTTTAAAGAAGCCCTCGCGGACGCGGGCATAGAGAAGAAAGACATCCAGGCGGCGTGGTTTGGCAGCGCGTTTCCTGATGTGAATGCGGGAAGCGGGGCCGTGCCGATGGCCAGGGCGCTTAAACTGCAAAATATACCAGTAACCCGAGTGGAGAATTTTTGCACCACGGGAACGGAAGCGTTCAGGGGAGCATGCTATGCCGTCGCTTCGGGCGCTTGCGATATCGCCCTGGCGCTCGGCGCGGAAAAGCTCAAGGACACGGGCTACGGCGGCTTACCCGATTTTGGAACCGTAATGGGCACGGAAAACCTGTTTTACATGCCGAACCTGACGGCTCCCGGCATGTTCGCAATGGTGGCCACCGCCTATTTCGAGAAGTACGGATTGTCCCCCGAACAGGGCAAACGAATTCTGTCGAGGATATCCTACAAAAGCCATAAGAACGGGGCTATGAACCCCCGTGCGCACCTCCGCAAGGAAGTTCCCATCGAAGCCATGCTGAAGGCTCCTGTCATTGCCTGGCCGCTGGGGCTGTTTGACTGCTGCGGCGTGAGCGACGGGGCGGCTGCCGCTATTGTGGTCCGGGCGGACATGGCCAAGGATTTCAGGCCCGATCCCATCTATGTCAAGGCCCTCCAGCTATCGCTCACCCCTGCAACAGGCATCCTTCATCAGAGCTGGAACGGCGTTCATTTGGAGTCCACCCGCATCGCCGGAATCAAGGCCTACGAAGAGGCGGGCATCACCAAACCTCGAGAAGAGATCAGCCTGATGGAAGTGCACGATTGTTTTTCCATCAGTGAATTGGTCACGGTCGAAAGCCTTCAGATTTCTCCGATGGGAAAAGGCGGAGAGGATTTTGAAAACGGTTTCTACGATCTCGACGGCAAGATACCCTGCCAGAGCGACGGGGGATTGAAGTGCTTCGGTCATCCCATCGGGGCCTCCGGCATCCGAATGCTGTATGAGATTTACAAACAGCTGCAGGGGAAGGCGGAACCTGAACAGCGACAGTTAAAAGGCGATCCCAGAATCGGGCTGGCTCACAATCACGGAGGCCTGGCCGGAAGCCTGGTCTGCAGCGTGGCCATTCTGGGTAATTCATAA
- a CDS encoding OB-fold domain-containing protein, with the protein MVGIVSYGAYVPRYRLNRGSIFQSIGWFNAATAGLARGEKAVANYDEDSITMSVAAAMDCLKGFARERVDGLFLGSTTLPYLERQNAAICSAALALRPDIRTADFTASLKSGTTALASACDAVASGAVNTFLVCASDTRLGKPGSALEHMSGDGASALLIGKENVIAELKGSYFYTRDFPDFRRTQGERSPQGWEERWIRDEGYGKIIPQAIAGLMGKCGVKAADISKLVVACPFIKVTEGLAKQLGFRPEQVQDNLMNVMGDSGSALASMMLVAALEDAKPGDKIAVLGFGSGADALLFQVTGNINKIEPRQGVKGHLDSKKDLGSYSKYLVFRDLLPVDVGIRGEEMPMARMSVMFREGKTMAALCGSKCKECGTPQFPAQRVCVNPECGTIDQMEDYFFHDKIGRINSYTGDNLAFSWDPPGMYGLIDFDEGGRLYLDITDCELDSLKGGAQVRMSFRRKFADKRRGIYSYFWKAVPV; encoded by the coding sequence ATGGTTGGCATCGTTTCTTATGGCGCATACGTTCCGCGCTATAGGCTGAATCGCGGAAGCATTTTTCAGTCTATCGGATGGTTTAATGCCGCCACGGCGGGTCTGGCAAGAGGGGAAAAAGCGGTTGCAAACTACGACGAGGACAGCATCACCATGTCCGTAGCGGCGGCGATGGATTGTCTGAAAGGGTTCGCGCGAGAGCGGGTGGACGGACTATTCCTCGGCTCGACAACGCTGCCCTATCTCGAGCGACAGAACGCGGCGATCTGTTCTGCGGCCCTTGCTTTGAGGCCGGATATTCGAACAGCGGACTTCACCGCTTCGCTGAAATCGGGCACCACCGCCCTCGCATCCGCGTGCGATGCAGTAGCATCCGGAGCGGTGAACACCTTTCTGGTATGCGCGTCCGACACCCGGTTGGGAAAGCCCGGAAGCGCTTTGGAACATATGTCCGGCGACGGCGCGTCAGCCCTCCTCATCGGCAAGGAAAACGTCATCGCCGAGTTGAAAGGCAGCTATTTCTATACGCGGGATTTCCCCGATTTTCGTCGTACGCAGGGAGAAAGGTCCCCCCAAGGCTGGGAAGAGCGATGGATTCGGGACGAAGGATACGGAAAGATCATCCCTCAGGCGATCGCCGGTCTGATGGGCAAATGTGGCGTAAAGGCCGCCGATATTTCGAAGCTGGTGGTTGCCTGTCCTTTTATCAAAGTGACGGAAGGGCTCGCCAAGCAGTTGGGATTCCGGCCCGAACAGGTACAGGACAACCTGATGAACGTTATGGGAGACAGTGGTTCCGCGCTGGCGTCCATGATGTTGGTCGCCGCCCTCGAGGACGCCAAACCGGGGGACAAGATCGCGGTCCTGGGTTTTGGCAGCGGGGCCGACGCACTGCTCTTCCAAGTTACCGGAAATATCAATAAGATCGAGCCGCGCCAGGGAGTCAAGGGCCACCTCGATTCGAAAAAGGACCTGGGGAGCTATTCCAAGTACCTGGTTTTTCGGGATCTGCTTCCCGTTGACGTCGGCATCCGTGGCGAAGAGATGCCCATGGCCCGGATGTCGGTCATGTTCAGGGAAGGTAAGACCATGGCCGCCCTGTGTGGTTCAAAGTGCAAGGAATGCGGCACTCCCCAGTTTCCCGCCCAGCGGGTATGCGTCAATCCGGAATGCGGAACCATAGATCAGATGGAGGACTATTTCTTCCATGACAAAATCGGACGCATCAACTCCTACACGGGCGACAATCTGGCGTTCAGCTGGGATCCGCCGGGCATGTACGGTTTGATCGACTTTGACGAGGGCGGAAGACTCTACCTGGACATCACGGACTGCGAGCTGGACTCCCTGAAGGGGGGGGCACAGGTCAGGATGAGTTTCCGTCGCAAATTTGCCGATAAGCGGCGGGGAATATACTCCTATTTTTGGAAAGCCGTACCGGTGTAA
- a CDS encoding antibiotic biosynthesis monooxygenase, which translates to MITATLRVTVPAHRRSEVLDLLRSVIEPTQVEPGCLSCRLYQDLENEEALLFEEEWKTQADLDRHIRSDRYVQILAAIDMSSKPPEIRFNTIARTKGIEAIRAARVKPAEPGEWPDIVEQRD; encoded by the coding sequence ATGATTACGGCAACCCTCAGGGTAACCGTGCCTGCGCATCGAAGGAGCGAAGTGCTGGACCTTTTGCGCTCGGTCATCGAGCCGACCCAGGTTGAACCGGGGTGCCTGAGCTGTCGGCTCTACCAGGATTTGGAAAACGAAGAAGCACTTCTTTTCGAGGAGGAGTGGAAAACCCAGGCGGATCTGGATCGACACATCCGTTCCGACCGTTATGTTCAGATCCTTGCAGCCATCGATATGTCGAGCAAACCGCCCGAGATCAGGTTCAACACCATTGCCCGTACAAAGGGCATCGAAGCCATCAGGGCGGCAAGGGTGAAGCCTGCGGAACCGGGGGAATGGCCGGATATAGTGGAGCAGCGGGATTAG
- a CDS encoding sigma 54-interacting transcriptional regulator codes for MTDSLPVLISYIDADERFEFNNAAHEKWFGRSCESITGQSLRDVLGGKAYDSIREYTIAVLSGREVTFETRIPYPDGRSRHVRGNFLPHRGSDGAVHGFYALVSDISDLKSTERVLDERLRFEALVSRISAQLIHLPTGEIDKVIENGLSLIGGFFDVDRVVIGEFLPDVKGFRARYLWLANRDTSGLYMPSGRRPLPFPNLISRLQTDGAFVFGSLREIPEDWTDVRSFVEKFGLKAAVLVSLSVGGAFMGGFTIESYRDERTWPDDVVRRLKFIGEIFAGAMDRKRSEETLQAAFSEIQRLKERLETENIYLRQEIKLKHNYEEIVGQSTVIKAVLNQVEQVAETDSTVLIQGETGTGKELLARAIHNFSSRKGRTMVKVNCAALPAALVESELFGREKGAYTGALSKQMGRFEVAHGSTIFLDEISELPLELQAKLLRVLQDGRFERLGSSKTIHVDVRVIAATNRDLVRAVKDGRFRQDLYYRLNVFPITVPPLRERPEDIPLLVWAFINEFGETMGKRIESIPKQSMELMQRCPWPGNVRELRNVIEHGMIITRDKILKVQVPGLSDSVGAHDLTIREVERKHVVSVLERTGWRIRGRNGAAAVLGLKPTTLHSRMKKLGIQRPGKSFDISLDSRHIVE; via the coding sequence TTCAACAACGCGGCCCACGAGAAGTGGTTCGGCCGATCCTGTGAATCCATCACAGGTCAATCGTTGCGGGACGTTCTCGGCGGAAAGGCCTATGACTCTATCCGCGAATACACGATAGCGGTCCTCTCCGGTCGCGAAGTGACCTTTGAAACCCGCATTCCCTATCCCGACGGACGTTCCCGTCACGTTCGGGGGAATTTCCTTCCCCACCGCGGCTCCGACGGTGCGGTTCATGGATTTTACGCACTGGTAAGCGACATTTCCGACTTGAAAAGCACCGAACGGGTATTGGACGAGCGGCTGCGATTCGAGGCCCTTGTTTCCCGAATCTCGGCGCAGTTGATCCACCTCCCCACAGGGGAAATCGACAAGGTCATTGAAAACGGGCTCAGTCTCATTGGTGGCTTCTTTGACGTGGACCGGGTGGTTATCGGCGAATTTCTCCCCGACGTAAAAGGATTCCGGGCCCGATACCTCTGGTTGGCGAACCGGGACACGTCGGGACTGTACATGCCTTCCGGCCGGAGACCGCTTCCGTTTCCAAACCTGATCTCCCGCCTGCAGACCGACGGTGCGTTCGTTTTCGGAAGCCTTCGGGAAATCCCCGAGGACTGGACGGACGTCCGCAGCTTTGTCGAGAAGTTCGGTCTCAAAGCGGCCGTGCTGGTCTCCTTGAGTGTGGGCGGCGCTTTTATGGGAGGTTTCACGATAGAGTCGTACAGAGACGAACGCACCTGGCCCGACGACGTGGTCCGGCGTCTCAAGTTTATAGGGGAGATCTTTGCCGGCGCCATGGATCGAAAACGTTCGGAGGAAACCCTGCAGGCGGCTTTTTCGGAAATCCAGCGACTGAAGGAGCGTTTGGAAACGGAAAACATCTATCTCCGCCAGGAAATCAAACTCAAACACAATTATGAGGAGATTGTCGGTCAGAGCACCGTCATTAAGGCGGTCTTGAATCAGGTGGAGCAGGTGGCCGAAACGGACTCCACGGTCCTCATTCAGGGCGAAACGGGTACGGGAAAAGAACTCCTGGCGCGGGCGATCCACAACTTCAGTTCGCGCAAAGGCCGGACCATGGTGAAAGTCAATTGCGCGGCCCTGCCGGCAGCCCTGGTGGAAAGCGAACTGTTCGGCCGGGAAAAGGGCGCTTACACGGGAGCGTTGTCCAAGCAAATGGGGCGATTCGAAGTGGCTCACGGATCGACCATCTTTCTGGACGAGATCAGCGAGTTGCCTTTGGAACTGCAGGCGAAACTGCTCCGGGTGCTCCAGGACGGACGATTCGAGCGGCTGGGGAGCTCGAAGACCATCCACGTAGACGTTCGGGTCATCGCAGCGACCAACAGAGACCTGGTCCGAGCCGTGAAGGATGGACGATTTCGGCAGGACCTCTACTACCGCTTGAACGTATTCCCCATCACGGTGCCGCCGTTACGTGAGCGCCCCGAGGATATTCCGCTTCTGGTGTGGGCGTTTATCAATGAATTCGGAGAGACCATGGGAAAGCGGATCGAGTCGATTCCCAAGCAGAGCATGGAATTGATGCAACGCTGTCCCTGGCCGGGCAACGTGCGCGAACTGCGAAACGTGATCGAACACGGCATGATCATCACGCGGGACAAAATCCTCAAAGTGCAGGTTCCGGGTCTTTCGGATTCCGTGGGAGCCCACGATCTCACCATACGGGAAGTCGAACGAAAACACGTGGTCAGCGTGTTGGAAAGAACCGGATGGCGCATCCGGGGGAGAAACGGGGCGGCCGCGGTTCTGGGCCTCAAACCCACGACACTCCACTCGAGGATGAAGAAGCTGGGCATTCAACGTCCGGGCAAATCGTTCGACATTTCGTTGGATAGTCGACATATCGTCGAATAA